agagagagagagagagtgagagtgagagagagagagagagagagagagagaggaagagagagagagagagagagagggagagagtgtacAATGTTCATATGGCTCAGTGCTTGCTGGTGTTATTGCACAGAGAGATGGGGCTGTGCAGAGCCTTTCTGTGGGTGACAGTGGCATGATGGTTCTACACCAGAGTGCCGCAGGTTCGGATCCCAGGTGGGCTACTGATGTAGAAGCTTAAAGATGACAGATACACCTGACGTGAGTCTGTACATAGAGCACATACatgtgcagtcagtgtgtgtgtcagtatctCTGCATGTAtttcattacgttacattattctcattttgcaaacactcttattcagaacaAATTACATACATGTGGGTTACaattctatccatttatacagctggacactgactgaggccattgtgggttcagtaccttgcccaagggtacagcagcggtgccccatcagagaatcaaaccagcaacctttcagtttccCTGCcacccctctccatctctcctcctcccccctctccccctccctctccctccatacCTTTAGCTTTGGCCTGGCAATGCCGTACAGCAGCATGGCGCCTGACACCAGCACTCCTCCCACGATGCCGTACTGCACCTGCCAGAAACTCACCAGGAAGGTGAGCAGGAAGGGCAGCAGGTCCAGCTCTGCGGAGAGGAGCGGCACAGCTGGGATCAGAGTGAACTGTGCCCGCAGTAACAATGTCCCGCCACGAGAGGGCAGCAGAGTAGGACAGAAGGCAGACGTAGCATCTGCTCCAGTTCCTACTTCTCTGTAACTGTGGTTTGCACAGGGAAAAATAACACTGGAACAAACGGGCTAAAATATGAGTTTGggaatgaaggggggggggagtggggtgtaAAAGGCTACTCACTCCTGACCCGCCAGAGCTCTGAGACCACGCTGAAGTCCGCCATGGGGGCCACCGCGCAGATGATGACCGCAGCCAGAGAGGCCTTGGGGATGTAGTAGAAAACCGGCATGAGGAAGGCCAGCGAGAGCAGCACGATCacacctgcaggaggaggacCGCAGAGACCCCGTCAGTGACCACAACCTGAACGCAAGCTGACCGCACACTAATCACAACCTGACCACACACTGACGCACACTAATCACAACCTGACCACACACTAATCACAACCTGACCACACACTGACGCACACTAATCACAACCTGACcacacactgaccgcacactgaccgcacactaATCACAATCTGACCACACACTGACGCACACTAATCACAACCTGACCGCACACTAATCACAACCTGACcacacactgaccgcacactaATCACAACCTGACCACACACTCAtcacacactgactgcacactgaccgcacactaATCACAACCTGACCACACACTGACGCACACTAATCACAACCTGACCGCACACTGGCGCACACTAATCACAACCTGACCACACACTGGCGCACACTAATCACAACCTGACCGCACACTAATCACAACCTGACCACACACTCAtcacacactgactgcacactgaccgcacactgACTGACCCAGCAGTGctgttagcatttagcatttagcagtgatgtcattgggTCGCTTACCAGTGACCACACCTCCAGCTGGAGTGCACACCCCCGTCTGAGAGTTCACTGCAGTCCTGCAAAAACAAGGCAatgattaacacacacacacacacgcacacacacacacacacatgaacacacacacacacacacgaacacacacatacgcacacacacacacacgcacgcacatgaacgcacgcacacacacacacgcgcacacacatgcgcacgcacacacatgcgcatacacacgcacacacacacacacatgaacacacacatacgcacacacacacacacgcacgcacatgaacgcacgcacacacacacacacgcacacacatgcgcacacacacacacacgcacacacacacacacacaaatgcgcacacacacacacacgaacacacgcacacacacacatacacacacacacacacacatatacacacacacatatatacacacacacacacacacacgcatgaacacacacatacgcacacacacacacacgcacgcacatgaacgcacgcacacacacacacacgcacacacatgcgcacacacacacacacgcacacacacacacacacaaatgcgcacacacacatacacgaacacacgcacacacacacatacacacacacacacacacacacacacacacgcatgaacacacacatacgcacacacacacacgcatgaacacacacatacgcacacacacacacacgcacgcacatgaacgcacgcacacacacacacacgcacacacacgtgcacacacacacacacacacacacacacacacaagcaatcacacacacacacgcacaggcagtcacacacacagatttgtggcttacacacacacaaacacagatttgtggcttacacacatacgcacacacacatgcacacatgcacacacacacgcatgcatgcacgcacgcacgcacacacacacacacacacatttgtggcttacacacatacgcatacaaaCAACAGCGCTCACTCCTGCTGCACACCACACGCAGACAGGAGTCACGTCAGGGGTACTGCACCTTCCGAAACTTCCAGTGACGGGGTACGCAGACACGAAAGAGCCCATGATGTTGGTGAGACCTGCAGGACAGGGAACAATGACAGACTGAGAATGACGTTTACCTGCAACGACCGCCTTGATCTGCTGACCACTGCTGCCATAGCAACAATACAGTACGCACCAATGGCGAACAGCTCCTGGTTGGCATCGATTCGATAGTCATTCTGACTGGCTGAGAGGAAGAGCAGACAAAGGAGTCAATTTCAACATCCTTAATTCATGATCAGTGTGGCCGACATCACTGCCAGACCATGTGACACGGTGCGGAGAACAGCTGACAGGGCTTTGTGACAGAGACATGGGGAGTCATATCATCACCCCTTTACAGCAAACTGACATGCCAACCTGGCACAGGGGTGAGgtaatgagtgaatgaatggatgatCAGATGAATGGGTGAATGATCAGTTTGTAGAAGAAAGACACTTCTCTACCTTTTAATTTGCATGTTTAGAAACACTTACCAAAGGCCTTGGCTATGGCAATACTCTCCAGCAGACCCATGAGAGGGATGACAGCTAGGCCTCCTCCTAGatcctaccacacacacacacacacacacacacatacacacacacacacacacacacacacacacacagaaatattaaGCAATATTAGCAATcctaacagagagagagaaaaaaaaacactaagagatcctaacagagagagagagaaacattgGGAGATCCATGAACAAAGccaacacacagagatggaagAGAGACATAGGGAGAGAAGCACTGAGATCACTCAATTCCATCAGAAACATAGACCCGCCCTATACTTTGGTGGTGGTTTATATATTCTCCACAGTAGTTTGATGGACACAAAAGATGAAAGTTCCATGGTTTACACCCAAAGCCTGATCTAACTTTCCTCTGATTGGCCATGtgtttcccttcctctttcctgaAATAGATGCACAGCTTCTGTGGGCCAGAACAACAGTTCTTAATTCTTAAATTAACTGGAAAATGCAGAAGCCTGATACACCACTGttattgaaaaaaacataatttgaaaGTCACTGTAAGGAGGCTGCCTTTTGGTACAATTCTGAACATTTACTTGTGACGTGTGATTGATCAGATGAATGCCTCCCACATACCCTTCTACTGTGAATTGTCGGAAGGGCAATAGCCCCTTCTCCCCAGATTTTTGATCGGTCAAACAGATAGTGCACCCAATAGTGAGAGCGTCCCCTCACCAGCGCAATCTCGCTGAAGGAGATCACTGTGCCGTTGGGCGTGGTCTCAGAGAAGGGCGGCACTGCGAAGGCGGGCAGGCCACGCGAGCTTTTTCCTGTGATGGTGAAGGGGTGGAGTCCCGACAGCTCCCAGGAGTACGCCGCACACGTGGCAGCGACCACCACCAAGGCGTTACGCACTGAAATATCAGACCACACAACACACCCAGTCAGCACGTTGCTGCAGACCAGGTGTTTCCAACATGTACCTACCTGTTCCACAACAAGTACTACACGTTGTATTATTTCTTACATGTATTGCATGTGACTTTATTAAATTATCtggaatctttttttaaatgttaaggaATCAGTTTTATTAGCACTGTATGTAAGGGACACACTCAAGTGAGACTGTTCAAGATGACGTGAATATAGAAATACCTTTCTTGATGAATGCAAATTCCACAGGACTAATTTGGAATgtgaatttgatttttaaaatgatttattgtaaGAGGCAAAACAACCTGTAACTGCAGCTAAGTCTGTGCTGAAAGACTATGTGGTTAGTACCACCCgctgcaggtcacatgactgtggTAAGTTCactcaggtcacatgactggtACATTCactcaggtcacatgactgtgtTCAGGTTGTGAGAGCAGGTGTGCAGGGGCATGAAGCAGCAGCGTGCGGCAGGAGGAAGTGAGGTCACTGACCTGTGGCGAGGCCGCTCACGAGGCCCCGCGCAGCACGCCTGTGGACGGGCAGGTCGTCCGACGCGGGCCCCAGGGTGCGTTTCATCAGCGTGAGCGCCACCAGGAACACCAGGCAGGACACGCCCAGGATCACGTCTCCCACCCTGAGACACACGCAACAGGAAGCAGGTCACGCCACACGGCAATCCGCAaagaaccctaaccctaaccctaccctaaccctaacctctcCTTACTCCACATGTCCACTGGCTCATAAAAAGcccagaaacagaaacactaGCATGCCGTACAGCATTGTGACTAAGTACCTGAatgcacagcagagagctgcaggtttgaagcccaggtggggcacagctgtcGTACCTCTGAGGCTGGACTGCATTGCTGCACATCTTACTGAGCAAACGAGGAGGATCAAATCTGCTAAGCAAGttaatacacaaacaaatgccaTTACAAGCCAAACAGCCAACACACCTGGCCTCGGGGACCTTGTGGAAGGTGTAATAGACCTCCAGGAAGAACTGCTGTGGAATGTCCCGGAGACCCAGAATGTTCTGCAGAAAAGACAACATCAGGGGGTGTCTATCTGAGGGGGTGTCTATCTGCGGGGGCGTCTATCTGCGGGGGCGTCTATCTGCGGGGGCGTCTATCTGCGGGGGCGTCTATCTGCAGGGGGCGTCTATCTGCAGGGGGCGTCTATCTGCGGGGGCGTCTATCTGCGGGGGCGTCTATCTGCAGGGGCGTCTATCTGCGGGGGCGTCTATCTGCAGGGGGCGTCTATCTGAGGGGGTGTCTATCTGAGGGGGCGTCTATCTGCGGGGGCGTCTATCTGCAGGGGGCGTCTATCTGCAGGGGCGTCTATCTGCGGGGGCGTCTATCTGCGGGGGCGTCTATCTGAGGGGGTGTCTATCTGAGGGGGTGTCTATCTGCGGGGGCGTCTATCTGCGGGGGCGTCTATCTGCGGGGGCGTCTATCTGCAGGGGGCGTCTATCTGCAGGGGGCGTCTATCTGCGGGGGCGTCTATCTGCGGGGGCGTCTATCTGCAGGGGCGTCTATCTGCGGGGGCGTCTATCTGCAGGGGGCGTCTATCTGAGGGGGCGTCTATCTGAGGGGGTGTCTATCTGAGGGGGTGTCTATCTGCGGGGGCGTCTATCTGCGGGGGCGTCTATCTGCGGGGGCGTCTATCTGCGGGGGCGTCTATCTGCGGGGGCGTCTATCTGCAGGGGGCGTCTATCTGAGGGGGTGTCTATCTGAGGGGGTGTCTATCTGCGGGGGCGTCTATCTGCGGGGGCGTCTATCTGCGGGGGCGTCTATCTGCGGGGGTGTCTATCTGCAGGGGGCGTCTATCTGCAGGGGCGTCTATCTGCGGGGGGCGTCTATCTGAGGGGGTGTCTATCTGAGGGGGTCTGTTTAATGTTGCCCTCCATCGCCCGCTCGTTCCCCTCAGGAACTTTCTGCACAAGTTGAACATCCTGATCAGCTCCCAGACAACCGCCTTCCAGCCACACCTGTGACCTTTGACTTTGTGAGCTTGGAGAAACAGCAGGCGGGCTTACCTTGAGCTGTCCGAAGCCGATGGTGACGGCAGCCGCACAGGTGAAGCCCTTTATCACCGGGTAGGAGATGAAGTCCAGGAGGAAACCTACAGGAGAGGCAGGCCTGTCAGTCAGGGTGGAGTGGGCGGGGCTCGGGACAGTCACGGACACCACAGAACACTGGCTACACAAGCGTTCCGTGGTATCCAAGTTGGGAAGCAGAGCAGTGCTGAGTAGGGATGTTACAGCAGATCGATTCATATCGACAAAACActgttataaatatttattgagtTATTCATGTTTACGCAGACGTTTGGTTGAAACTGGAGCACTTGCAACAGCCCCATTCTCCACAACAAATATCACACTTGGTTATCTCTGAGTGTTATTTCCATGGCATATAATGCACTAATGCTCAGATCCTCTACATTTCTATAAAAGCATAGAATAATTTTAAGGCTATGTGGAATCATACAGGAACCAAATGTATCCTGTGGAATTGCATCACATCATATTGAAGTGAATTCTGAGATATATGCCGATGTATCACATGGTTGCTTAGGTATCgatattgtattgtataagATATATTCCAATGTATCGTATGGTTACTTAGGTATCCATATTGTATTGTATGAGATATATTCCCATGTATCGCATGGTTGCTTAGGTAGCgatattgtattgtataagATATATTCCGATGTATCGTATGGTTGCTTAGGTATCCacactgtattgtactgtattgtacgAGACAGCTCTGAGTGAGGCATTGCCCAGGTAAATATCCTACTACATAAATGCAagccttacattacattgcattattggcatttagcagacaaactttcagttttttttttactacattatccatttacgcagctggatatttactgaagcaattgtgggttcagTATCcagcccaagggtacagcagcagtgcctcagccgggaatcgaactggcaacttTTCGGTCacgagtccagctccttaacccctttgctacactgccgccacaggGAAGCCACCTAAGGCCATCTGCTGTGCAAATATTGACATCCGGgatgttaaaaaaagataaatcaaCAAAGGTAAGAGCGACCTTTGACCCTTTTCGCTCTGCACAACCTTCCAAAATCAGagccagagaagcagaagtgTGGCAGGACTCCGCCTCTGTGCACTTCCAGTCCTGAAGACAGAGGCTGTTTTCCTCTGCCTTGCGCAGTTAAACGATGCATCAGCCATGACATCAgcacacagggagaaacaaaaatctTCCACACTAAAACCTGGAACAGCTTTAAATGCCAGAACTAAATGCCTCTCTTCTTCCCCAAGACAAAGGACTCATACAGCAGACCTGTCGTGTGGTGATCACGCTGTAGCCAGAACCATAAAAGACAAGAGAGCTCAGTGGCGAGATAAGACAGCTTCATGGTCAGACACAGGGTGTGTGGTGGAGTGTAGCTCTCTGTAATAAAAGAGCTTCAGCTCCAGGCTGCCGAAATGTCCGCAGGGCTCAGAGAAACAGCCACATGTTGCAGGAAGTAATAACAGCTTGCAGCAACACTGCCGCAGCCTGTTAATAACTTCCCCTGGTGTTGAAACCTCCTCTCTCTGAGGTTTTTTGGGAGGAGCTGCAAAAGGAGATTCTCTCCGTTACAGACCCAAACTGCACAAGTCCCAGTCAGAGATTAGTTCATTCCCAAGCTttagggctacagcagcagaggatACGAGCCCATAGCCACCTGGTGTTGAGGTGGAACTGGACACAGCGACACTCCCCACACCCGCGGGGCCTTACCCAGCCTCAGAATGGCCATGGAGGCCTGGATGACCCCGCACAGGAAGGTCAGCAGCACGGCATAAACGGGGTCTCCCCCGATGTAGGAGGCACACAGCAGGGACATGATGGCGGTGGGGCCCAGGGTGATGTCCTTAGACGTCCCCAGGACGCAGTAGATGAAGCCGCCCATAAAGGCGGAGTACAGGCCGTACTGCAGGACAAAAAAGCACCAAGGgatcagagagaggagagcaaaagggagaaaacacacacttaaATCACGTTCTCATCACAAGATCTTCCAACTGTGACTGAGAATTTCAGTGCAGCACAGCAAGTCTTCCACACAGAGGGGTCACATCCACTGGCTTTATTATTAagcacattattgtcatttaacagaccctattatccagagtgatttacacaggttacagcttCTTTcgacatgttatccatttgtaccCTGCCCTAGCAGGGAAGTGAGCCAGCAACCCTTTTGGTTGCAGACCCTGCTCCTTGcccactatgctacgctgccatTATAACAGTAATGAATCTCATGCTAGTTAATGGAGTCGTCCACACAACCCTTACTGGTGCCATGCCTGAGGCCAACCCACAGACCCACAAGATTCTGGATATACAGGGCATCCCCAACTCCTTACAGTGCTACCTCgcctttttcagaaaaatgacCTGTTTGGGGAAGAATGTGGTCCAGTTTGAGACTTTACACTATACAAGAAAAATCCACAATAATATTACACTTTTGCGATACATAGTCTTGTATATATGGACCCTCATCAAACACAGTTGACTTTCTATTCTTTTTTATCATGCAACAATAATGATCTACATTCCAAAAGGCTTTTAAAACAACCGTAACCCTGACAAATCTCTGACTCTTGAAAAAGTCCACCAGAGAAAAATATTGATTATTGATATTCCATGATAAAACGCTATAATGAAAGGTGGGGAGGTCTTTCATTCATGTGTACAGTCTTTTTCTGTGGAGG
This genomic stretch from Megalops cyprinoides isolate fMegCyp1 chromosome 1, fMegCyp1.pri, whole genome shotgun sequence harbors:
- the slc26a11 gene encoding sodium-independent sulfate anion transporter; amino-acid sequence: MMEPLTDRPLSAGGSVRDKLATCCSYRTLKAWLPILQWLPRYKLTWLQMDLIAGATVGLTTVPQALAYAEVAGLPVQYGLYSAFMGGFIYCVLGTSKDITLGPTAIMSLLCASYIGGDPVYAVLLTFLCGVIQASMAILRLGFLLDFISYPVIKGFTCAAAVTIGFGQLKNILGLRDIPQQFFLEVYYTFHKVPEARVGDVILGVSCLVFLVALTLMKRTLGPASDDLPVHRRAARGLVSGLATVRNALVVVAATCAAYSWELSGLHPFTITGKSSRGLPAFAVPPFSETTPNGTVISFSEIALDLGGGLAVIPLMGLLESIAIAKAFASQNDYRIDANQELFAIGLTNIMGSFVSAYPVTGSFGRTAVNSQTGVCTPAGGVVTGVIVLLSLAFLMPVFYYIPKASLAAVIICAVAPMADFSVVSELWRVRKLDLLPFLLTFLVSFWQVQYGIVGGVLVSGAMLLYGIARPKLKISDHDVLVMELDSGLNFPATEYISRVIYREALMASPPRSVVLDCHHVCSLDFTVVQELRDLLRQFQLRNVCLVFSGLSHSVLEILLAADLPGLKHTESVEAALQALSELYFTEELNHVKPLLGR